One Endozoicomonas gorgoniicola DNA window includes the following coding sequences:
- a CDS encoding alanine/glycine:cation symporter family protein — protein MLNDGYIIGSLWILVTNLPAVVAGLKMIFIGAFDPMAATGGVLGATIKEAVRYGVARGLFSNEAGMGSTPHAHAVAKVKHPAEQGAVAMFGVFFDTFIILTITALVILTVPVDGTMTGIALTQSAFSASMGSFGGVFIAVALLFFAFSTIVGWYFFGEANIRYLFRSDKAVSVYGWLVMLFVLLGCMLKVELVWELADMFNGMMVLPNLIGLLILGKVVTKRVREFEKDDSGEKDRELKEATE, from the coding sequence GTGCTGAATGACGGTTATATCATCGGTTCACTGTGGATTCTGGTGACCAACCTGCCTGCGGTAGTTGCCGGACTGAAAATGATTTTTATTGGTGCCTTTGACCCTATGGCTGCTACGGGTGGTGTTCTGGGCGCAACTATTAAAGAAGCGGTTCGTTATGGTGTTGCGCGTGGTCTTTTTTCCAATGAAGCGGGTATGGGTTCTACGCCTCATGCTCATGCTGTCGCGAAGGTAAAGCACCCGGCTGAGCAGGGTGCGGTCGCTATGTTCGGGGTGTTCTTTGATACGTTTATCATCCTGACTATCACTGCCCTGGTTATTCTGACCGTACCTGTTGATGGCACCATGACCGGTATTGCCCTGACCCAGAGTGCTTTCAGTGCCAGTATGGGCAGCTTTGGTGGTGTATTTATCGCCGTTGCATTGCTCTTCTTCGCATTCTCAACCATTGTTGGCTGGTATTTCTTTGGCGAAGCAAATATTCGCTATCTGTTCCGCAGTGATAAAGCGGTCAGCGTTTATGGCTGGCTGGTGATGCTGTTTGTTTTGCTGGGCTGTATGCTGAAAGTGGAGCTGGTCTGGGAGCTGGCGGATATGTTTAACGGAATGATGGTTCTGCCTAACCTGATTGGTTTGCTGATACTGGGTAAAGTCGTCACCAAACGAGTCAGAGAGTTTGAAAAAGACGACAGTGGTGAAAAAGACAGGGAATTGAAAGAAGCGACAGAATAA